One genomic window of Streptomonospora nanhaiensis includes the following:
- a CDS encoding IclR family transcriptional regulator: protein MSHVPAATRALRLLRYLATRPGPVAATAIASELGLPRSSVYQLLEAMAEEGFVVHLPEEHRWGLGVAAFEIGSAFLRHDPLERLARPLLRQLVEETGATAHLGVLHGADTLYLLKEHPPHTPALVTGVGVRLPAHLTASGRALLAHLPRAQVRALYPDAGHFVDRTGRGPRTPGELREVLTAERRAGFSVEEGQVSEGFSSVAAAAFDHNGAPAAAISLTVPAGDRPLPVPALAASAREAAAELTRRLGGRRPG from the coding sequence ATGAGCCATGTTCCAGCAGCCACGCGGGCCCTGCGGCTGCTGCGCTACCTGGCGACCCGCCCGGGCCCGGTGGCGGCAACGGCCATCGCCTCGGAGCTGGGCCTGCCGCGCTCCAGCGTCTACCAGCTCCTGGAGGCGATGGCCGAGGAGGGGTTCGTCGTCCACCTGCCCGAGGAGCACCGGTGGGGGCTGGGGGTGGCGGCCTTCGAGATCGGGTCGGCGTTCCTGCGCCACGACCCCCTGGAGCGCCTGGCCCGCCCGCTGCTGCGCCAACTGGTCGAGGAGACCGGCGCCACCGCGCACCTGGGCGTCCTGCACGGCGCCGACACCCTCTACCTGCTCAAGGAGCATCCGCCGCACACGCCCGCGCTGGTCACCGGCGTGGGCGTGCGGCTTCCCGCGCACCTGACCGCCTCGGGCCGGGCCCTGCTGGCCCACCTGCCGCGCGCCCAGGTGCGGGCGCTCTACCCCGACGCCGGGCACTTCGTGGACCGCACCGGGCGGGGGCCCCGCACCCCCGGTGAGCTGCGGGAGGTCCTGACCGCCGAGCGGCGGGCGGGGTTCTCGGTGGAGGAGGGGCAGGTGAGCGAGGGGTTCTCGTCGGTGGCGGCGGCCGCCTTCGACCACAACGGCGCGCCGGCGGCGGCGATCAGCCTGACCGTGCCCGCCGGCGACCGGCCGCTGCCGGTCCCGGCGCTGGCCGCGAGCGCGCGCGAGGCCGCCGCCGAACTCACCCGCAGGCTGGGCGGGCGCCGGCCGGGGTGA
- a CDS encoding RNA polymerase-binding protein RbpA, which yields MGSGSAIRGSRVGAGPMGEAERGESAPRIRVPFYCANKHEVVPSFAHEAAVPDEWDCPRCGFPAGKDPQNPPAPPRTEPYKTHLAYVKERRSEEEGRLILDEALAKLRADRAEVEAYMRANAN from the coding sequence GTGGGAAGTGGCAGCGCCATCCGTGGCAGCCGCGTCGGTGCCGGACCGATGGGTGAGGCCGAGCGCGGGGAGTCCGCGCCGCGCATCCGGGTCCCCTTCTACTGCGCCAACAAGCACGAGGTGGTTCCGAGCTTCGCGCACGAGGCCGCCGTCCCCGACGAGTGGGACTGCCCCCGCTGCGGTTTCCCCGCCGGCAAGGACCCGCAGAACCCGCCGGCGCCGCCGCGCACCGAGCCCTACAAGACCCACCTCGCCTACGTGAAGGAGCGCCGCAGCGAGGAGGAGGGCCGCCTCATCCTCGACGAGGCCCTGGCCAAGCTGCGCGCCGACCGCGCCGAGGTCGAGGCCTACATGCGCGCCAACGCCAACTGA
- a CDS encoding phosphoglycerate kinase: MRTIDDLDVSGKRVFVRADLNVPLDGDRITDDGRIRASLPTITTLRERGARVVVAAHLGRPKGAPDPAYSLRPVAARLGELLGTEVAFATDTAGDSAREVTAALADGEVALIENLRFEPGETSKDDAERGEFADRLARLADLYVGDGFGAVHRRHASVYDLPQRLPHAVGGLVLAEVEVLRTLTGDPRRPYAVVLGGSKVSDKLGVIDNLLGTADRLLIGGGMVFTFLKAKGYEVGKSLLEEDQLDTVREYLQRAEKQGVEIVLPVDVVAAEAFSADAPHAPVDADAIPADRMGLDIGPKSRELFASRLADTATVFWNGPMGVFEMEPYSHGTRALAQALIDSGAFTVVGGGDSAAAVRSLGFAESAFGHISTGGGASLEYLEGKRLPGIEALAD, encoded by the coding sequence ATGCGCACCATCGACGACCTCGACGTCTCGGGCAAGCGCGTGTTCGTCCGGGCCGACCTCAACGTGCCCCTCGACGGCGACCGCATCACCGACGACGGCCGCATCCGGGCCAGCCTGCCCACGATCACCACGCTGCGCGAGCGCGGCGCCCGCGTCGTCGTCGCGGCGCACCTGGGCCGCCCCAAGGGCGCGCCCGACCCCGCCTACTCCCTGCGCCCCGTGGCCGCGCGCCTGGGCGAGCTGCTGGGCACCGAGGTCGCCTTCGCCACCGACACCGCCGGCGACTCCGCCCGCGAGGTGACCGCGGCGCTGGCCGACGGCGAGGTCGCCCTCATCGAGAACCTGCGCTTCGAGCCCGGCGAGACCAGCAAGGACGACGCCGAGCGCGGCGAGTTCGCCGACCGCCTGGCGCGGCTGGCCGACCTCTACGTCGGCGACGGCTTCGGCGCGGTGCACCGCAGGCACGCCAGCGTCTACGACCTGCCCCAGCGCCTGCCGCACGCGGTGGGCGGCCTGGTCCTGGCCGAGGTCGAGGTGCTGCGCACCCTCACCGGAGACCCCCGCCGCCCCTACGCGGTGGTCCTGGGCGGCTCCAAGGTCTCCGACAAGCTCGGTGTCATCGACAACCTGCTGGGCACCGCCGACCGCCTGCTCATCGGCGGCGGCATGGTCTTCACCTTCCTCAAGGCCAAGGGCTATGAGGTCGGTAAGAGCCTGCTGGAGGAGGACCAGCTCGACACCGTGCGCGAGTACCTCCAGCGCGCCGAGAAGCAGGGCGTGGAGATCGTGCTGCCGGTCGACGTGGTGGCCGCCGAGGCGTTCTCCGCCGACGCCCCCCACGCCCCGGTCGACGCCGACGCCATCCCGGCCGACCGCATGGGCCTGGACATCGGCCCCAAGAGCCGCGAGCTGTTCGCGAGCCGGCTCGCCGACACCGCCACCGTCTTCTGGAACGGGCCCATGGGCGTCTTCGAGATGGAGCCCTACTCCCACGGCACCCGCGCCCTGGCCCAGGCCCTCATCGACTCCGGGGCCTTCACCGTGGTGGGCGGCGGCGACTCCGCCGCGGCCGTGCGGTCGCTGGGCTTTGCGGAGTCGGCGTTCGGCCACATCTCCACCGGCGGCGGCGCCAGCCTGGAGTACCTGGAGGGCAAGCGGCTGCCCGGTATCGAGGCGCTGGCCGACTGA
- the tpiA gene encoding triose-phosphate isomerase — MAQPTRTPLIAGNWKLNNNHLEAIALVQKLAFSLTDADHDTAEVVVLPPFTSLRSVQTLVDGDKLRIGYGAQDISAHDKGAYTGEVSGPMLAKLGCAYALAGHSERREYHHEDDAVVNAKVKAAFAADITPILCLGEGLDVRKAGGQVSHTLAQLDGALKDVTAEQAARLVVAYEPVWAIGTGEVATPEDAQEVCGALRARLAELYSAETAAATRILYGGSVKGDNIAGIMEQADVDGALVGGASLKPEEFVRIARLGRER, encoded by the coding sequence ATGGCACAGCCCACCCGCACCCCGTTGATCGCCGGCAACTGGAAGCTGAACAACAACCACCTTGAGGCGATCGCCCTGGTGCAGAAGCTGGCGTTCTCGCTCACCGACGCCGACCACGACACCGCCGAGGTCGTCGTGCTGCCGCCGTTCACCAGCCTGCGCAGCGTGCAGACCCTGGTCGACGGCGACAAGCTGCGGATCGGCTACGGCGCCCAGGACATCTCCGCCCACGACAAGGGCGCCTACACCGGCGAGGTCTCCGGCCCCATGCTCGCCAAGCTCGGCTGCGCCTACGCGCTGGCCGGCCACTCCGAGCGCCGCGAGTACCACCACGAGGACGACGCGGTCGTCAACGCCAAGGTGAAGGCCGCCTTCGCCGCCGACATCACGCCGATCCTGTGCCTGGGCGAGGGCCTGGACGTCCGCAAGGCCGGCGGGCAGGTGTCCCACACCCTGGCCCAGCTCGACGGCGCCCTCAAGGACGTCACCGCCGAGCAGGCCGCGCGCCTGGTGGTCGCCTACGAGCCGGTGTGGGCCATCGGCACCGGCGAGGTCGCCACGCCCGAGGACGCCCAGGAGGTCTGCGGCGCGCTGCGGGCCCGCCTGGCCGAGCTGTACTCCGCCGAGACCGCCGCCGCCACCCGGATCCTTTACGGCGGGTCGGTCAAGGGCGACAACATCGCCGGGATCATGGAGCAGGCCGACGTCGACGGCGCCCTGGTGGGCGGCGCCAGCCTCAAGCCCGAGGAGTTCGTGCGGATCGCCCGTCTGGGCCGGGAGCGCTGA
- the secG gene encoding preprotein translocase subunit SecG has protein sequence MILGLSIVVMLCSVLLVLMVLLHKGKGGGLSDLFGGGVTSSLGGSSVVERNLDRLTIAIGLVWIVAVVALGLLLNQGGV, from the coding sequence GTGATCCTCGGTCTGTCCATAGTCGTGATGCTCTGCAGCGTGCTGCTGGTCCTGATGGTGCTGTTGCACAAGGGCAAGGGCGGCGGGCTCTCCGACCTGTTCGGGGGCGGCGTCACGTCCTCCCTGGGCGGGTCCTCGGTCGTCGAGCGCAACCTGGACCGGCTGACCATCGCCATCGGCCTGGTGTGGATCGTCGCCGTGGTGGCTCTGGGCCTGCTCCTCAACCAGGGCGGCGTCTAG
- the gap gene encoding type I glyceraldehyde-3-phosphate dehydrogenase: MTIRVGVNGFGRIGRNFWRAARAAGSEVEIVAVNDLTDNATLAHLLKYDTVLGTLEGDVEVGDDSIRVGNATVKTLEERDPGKLPWGDLGVDVVIESTGRFTKAEDAKKHIDAGAKKVIVSAPAKGEDITIVMGVNDDKYDPAQHHVLSNASCTTNCVAPMAKVLLDSFGIVKGLMTTTHAYTNDQVILDFPHKDLRRARAAAQNIIPTTTGAAKATALVLPELQGKLDGIAMRVPVPDGSVTDLVVELEREVTKDEVNAAFKAAAEGPLKQFLTYTEDQIVSSDIVGTPASCTFDSSLTMAFGSTVKVIGWYDNEWGYSNRLVDLAKLVGSRL, from the coding sequence GTGACCATCCGTGTAGGCGTGAACGGTTTCGGCCGGATCGGCCGCAACTTCTGGCGCGCGGCCCGCGCCGCCGGCAGCGAGGTCGAGATCGTCGCGGTCAACGACCTCACCGACAACGCCACCCTTGCCCACCTGCTCAAGTACGACACCGTCCTGGGCACCCTCGAAGGCGACGTGGAGGTCGGCGACGACTCCATCCGCGTCGGCAACGCCACCGTCAAGACCCTTGAGGAGCGCGACCCGGGCAAGCTGCCCTGGGGCGACCTCGGTGTCGACGTCGTCATCGAGTCCACCGGCCGGTTCACCAAGGCCGAGGACGCCAAGAAGCACATCGACGCCGGTGCCAAGAAGGTCATCGTCTCCGCGCCCGCCAAGGGCGAGGACATCACCATCGTGATGGGCGTCAACGACGACAAGTACGACCCCGCCCAGCACCACGTGCTGTCCAACGCCTCCTGCACCACCAACTGCGTGGCGCCGATGGCCAAGGTCCTGCTCGACAGCTTCGGCATCGTCAAGGGCCTCATGACCACCACCCACGCATACACCAACGACCAGGTCATCCTGGACTTCCCGCACAAGGACCTGCGCCGGGCCCGCGCCGCCGCGCAGAACATCATCCCCACCACCACCGGTGCCGCCAAGGCCACCGCCCTGGTGCTGCCCGAGCTGCAGGGCAAGCTCGACGGCATCGCCATGCGGGTGCCCGTGCCCGACGGCTCGGTCACCGACCTGGTGGTGGAGCTGGAGCGCGAGGTCACCAAGGACGAGGTCAACGCCGCGTTCAAGGCCGCCGCCGAGGGGCCGCTCAAGCAGTTCCTCACCTACACCGAGGACCAGATCGTCTCCTCCGACATCGTCGGCACCCCGGCCTCCTGCACCTTCGACTCCAGCCTGACCATGGCCTTCGGCTCGACCGTCAAGGTCATCGGCTGGTACGACAACGAGTGGGGCTACTCCAACCGCCTCGTGGACCTGGCCAAGCTGGTCGGCTCCCGCCTGTAG
- a CDS encoding Gfo/Idh/MocA family protein has product MGRVRRVEVDMCVPLPLPGDIRYRYDLGGGAAMDTGCYAAHLARLLGGEEPEVVAARAATLRRALAVDRAVTAELAFPSGASGRLRASLWSAQLLSVGARVVGEHGELRVANFLMPHLFHRLRVRTPHGVRTETVPGDATYTAQLRAFAAAVREGAPVLTPARDAVHTMALLDAVYRAAGLPVRGSALD; this is encoded by the coding sequence CTGGGCCGGGTGCGGCGCGTGGAGGTCGACATGTGCGTGCCGCTGCCCCTGCCCGGCGACATCCGCTACCGCTACGACCTCGGCGGCGGCGCGGCCATGGACACCGGCTGCTACGCCGCCCACCTGGCGCGGCTGCTGGGCGGCGAGGAGCCCGAGGTGGTCGCCGCCCGCGCCGCCACGCTGCGCCGCGCCCTCGCCGTGGACCGCGCGGTGACCGCCGAGCTGGCGTTCCCCTCCGGCGCCTCCGGGCGGCTGCGGGCCTCGCTGTGGTCGGCCCAACTGCTGTCGGTGGGCGCCCGCGTGGTGGGCGAGCACGGCGAGCTGCGGGTCGCCAACTTCCTCATGCCGCACCTCTTCCACCGGCTGCGCGTGCGCACGCCGCACGGCGTGCGCACCGAGACCGTCCCCGGCGATGCCACCTACACCGCCCAGCTGCGGGCGTTCGCCGCCGCCGTGCGCGAGGGCGCCCCGGTGCTCACGCCCGCCCGCGACGCCGTGCACACCATGGCGCTGCTGGACGCCGTCTACCGCGCCGCCGGGCTGCCCGTGCGCGGGTCCGCCCTCGACTGA
- the whiA gene encoding DNA-binding protein WhiA produces MAMTGVVKDELSRLTVLKPCCRKAEVSTILRFTGGLHLVSGRIVIEAELDTGSAARRLRKDISEVFGHESEVVVLAPSGLRKGSRYVVRVIKEGESLARQTGLIDNNGRPVRGLPRHVVAGGACDAESAWRGAFLAHGSLTEPGRSMSLEVTCPGPEAALALVGAARRLKVHAKAREVRGVDRVVVRDGDSIGALLTLLGAHGSVLTWEERRMRREVRATANRLANFDDANLRRSARAAVAAGARVERALEILGDEAPEHLVAAGQLRLAHKQASLEELGQLSSPPLTKDAIAGRIRRLLAMADKRAADLGIPGTEANLTADMLVP; encoded by the coding sequence ATGGCGATGACCGGCGTGGTGAAGGACGAGCTGAGCCGACTGACCGTTCTCAAGCCGTGCTGCCGCAAAGCCGAGGTCTCCACGATCCTCCGCTTCACCGGCGGGCTGCACCTGGTCAGCGGCCGGATCGTCATCGAGGCCGAGTTGGACACCGGCTCGGCCGCGCGCCGGCTGCGCAAGGACATCTCCGAGGTCTTCGGCCATGAGTCCGAGGTCGTCGTGCTGGCGCCCAGCGGCCTGCGCAAGGGCAGCCGCTACGTCGTGCGCGTCATCAAGGAGGGCGAGAGCCTGGCCCGCCAGACCGGCCTGATCGACAACAACGGCCGCCCGGTGCGCGGGCTGCCGCGCCACGTGGTGGCCGGGGGCGCCTGCGACGCCGAGTCCGCCTGGCGCGGCGCCTTCCTGGCCCACGGCTCCCTCACCGAGCCGGGCCGCTCGATGTCGCTGGAGGTCACCTGCCCCGGACCCGAGGCCGCGCTGGCGCTGGTGGGCGCCGCGCGCCGGCTCAAGGTGCACGCCAAGGCCCGCGAGGTGCGCGGCGTGGACCGCGTGGTGGTCCGCGACGGCGACTCCATCGGGGCGCTGCTGACCCTGCTCGGTGCCCACGGCAGCGTGCTGACCTGGGAGGAGCGCCGGATGCGCCGCGAGGTCCGCGCCACCGCCAACCGGCTGGCCAACTTCGACGACGCCAACCTGCGGCGCAGCGCCCGCGCCGCGGTTGCCGCCGGCGCCCGCGTGGAGCGGGCCCTGGAGATCCTCGGCGACGAGGCGCCCGAGCACCTGGTGGCCGCCGGGCAGCTCCGGCTGGCCCACAAGCAGGCGTCGCTGGAGGAGTTGGGCCAGCTGTCCTCGCCGCCGCTGACCAAGGACGCCATCGCCGGGCGCATCCGCCGCCTGCTGGCCATGGCCGACAAGCGCGCCGCCGACCTCGGGATTCCCGGAACCGAGGCCAACCTCACGGCCGACATGCTGGTGCCCTGA